The segment TCGCTCGAGGTCGGAAACGCGATGACCCCGCGCGGCACGTGCTCAGAACTGTCGCGGTCGTCGGGGCGATCCGCATCGGGCGCGTAGCCGAAGACGGGCCCGTCGAAGTGAATGCGGCCCGCGACGCGACGCGCGTAGGGGTCGAGCAGCAGCTTGCTGGGTGCAAAGCGGTGGCCCGCCGCCGGCTGATACGGGCCGTGCACACGATACCCGTAGGTGTCCCCTTCCCTGACCGAGCGGAGGCGCGCCTCCCAGATGCCCACCTCGCCACGGGAAAGGGCGACGCGCCGCTCGCCCGCGGCGTCGAACAGGCAAAGGTCGACGGCGTCGGCGTGCTCCGAGAACAATCGAAAGACGAAGTCGTCGCCGTCGCGGGTCACGCCCAACGCGGTCATCGCTTCGCCTCGCGGAGCAGCTGCGAGGTCACCTTCGCGCGCCGCGCGACCGCCACGTCCGTGGCGAGCGCTTCGATGGGCGTGGCCATTCGAGTGGTCCAATTCTCGGGCCCGACGGTGCCCGGCGTGTTGATGCGTTGATCTTCGCCGAGGATCTCTTGCAAGAGGGCAAGCGCGAGCGAAGAGCCGCTGCCGAAGAGGCTCCGCATGTGCGCCTCGAAGAGCGCGTCGCCGGTCGCGTGCGCAGCCACGTCGGCTCCCGAGCCCGCCATCATCGCGGTGATGGCGCCTCGATCGGCGGGCGTCATCTCGCGCCACCAGAGCGCGATGGGCGCCGTGTCGTGGGTGCTCCACGTCGCGACGCTCAGCGGCGGGAACGACCGGGGGTCCCGCACGACGTCGCCGTCACGCTCCCACGGCAGCACGCGATAGCCGGGGATCGACAAGGAGCGCATGACGCCGCGCACCCAGTGCGGGATGACGCCAAGATCCTCCGCCACGATGGCGCCGGGCCCGGCCTCGCGCACCATCGCAGTGAGCACGGCGCGGCCGCGCGCCTCTTGCACGCGCTCGCTGGGCAGGTCGAAGTGCCCCTTCTGCGCCGCGCGGCTTGATCCACTGGCGGAAATAGCCGACCACGTGATCGATGCGGAAGAGGTCGTAGAGCTGCCGCGCGCGACGGGTCCGCGCCGTGAGCCACGAGAACCCCTCTTGCTCGAGGCGCGCGAAGTCGTAGGCAGGGAGACCCCAGTCCTGGCCCTCCTCCGAATACGCATCGGGCGGCGCGCCGAGGGAGACATCGGTCCGAAGGAGGTGCCGGTGGGCCCACGCGTCGGCGCTCTCGCCGCCAACGATAAACGGGAGGTCGCCCATGAGCGCGACGCCGCGCTCCTTGAGCGCGCGCCTCGCGGCGGCCCACTGCTCGCCGGCCACGAACTGCGCGTAGGCGTGCTGCAAGATGGGGCGCGCGAGCCGTTCGCGGGCCTCTTGGAGCGCCTTGGGCTCGCGATCGCGGAGCCCCACGGGCCACGTTGACCAGCCGTGCTCCTCGCGCTCGCCTCGAATCGCGACGTAGAGCGAAAGGTCGTCTTCCCAGACGCCGGCCTCGTTGCGAAACTCACGGAACGCGCGGGCCCGCGGCGTATCGTGCGCGATCTCGCGCTCGACGAAGCGCTGAAAGGCGCGGCTGAGGACCCGCTCCTTGATGGCGCGCACCGCCACGTAGTCGACGGCCTTCCGCGCGCGCAGCGCGGCAAGCTCGGCTTCGCCGGAAGGTCCCAAGGCGTCGTGGAGGACGCTCGCGTCGAGCTCGGGCACGTCGCGGAGCGAGATGTAAATCGGGTCAAGGCCGAAGGCCGTCCGCGCGCCGTAGGGGCTCGTCTCGCCGCGAGCGAGCTCGAAGGTCGGCAAGAGCTGGAGGACCCTAAAGCCCACGCCGCGCGCCCAGTCGCCGAGACGCGGGAGATCGCCGATTTCACCGATGCCAAAATCTCGGTGGCTGCGGAGCGAGAAGAGCGGCACCGTGAGGCCGGCCCTTCGCTCCGGCTCGCGATCACCGGAAGCACCGGAAGAGCGTGTCATGGTGAGAGGATCGCGCATTGTGGATCGGTCGCGCAAGCTCAAGGAACCTTCCACCGGGTACGTTGTCGAGTCTTTTGCATGACCCGTTCTCCGCGGCCCTTCGAGATCAGCGTGTCGCTCATGCTCGGCGTCTCGCTGGCGCTCCACGCGGGGGCCTTCGCGCTCGTCGGCCGGCAATGGGTCTCGCCTCCCGCAGCTACGCCCCAAGCGTCAGTGCTCACCGGCGACACGCTCGAAGTGCCGGGTCTCTCCGAGCAAGAGGTCGTCACCGAGGTCGATGACCTCGACGTGGTCCCCGAGCTGCATGAGCCCGCGCCGACAAACGCCGCGGGAGCCGGTGAGCCTGCTCCGAAGCGGCGCGCCTCGCCGCCGAAGCTCCGTGTGAAGGGCGGCGCGGCGACCAGCGCGGCGGCCAGCGACGACGCCCCGGCGGCACGATTCGGCGCCGTCGGCGAGCGCGGTGCCGTGGATCTCGCGACGGCTTTCACGCGCGGCTTCCCGCAGGCCGCCAGCTCCGATCCGATCTGGGCCGGTGCTCCCTTTGGCGCCGCCGGCACGCTCACCGCCGTGCTCACGCTCGACGACGGAGGGACGCTCGTTGAGGCGCGCATCGAGGGGACTGGTTCGCCGGCCTTGCGCCAGGCCCTCAGCCGAACGGTCGCCCTGGTGCGCGGTAGAACGTTCGTCGCGCGCGCCAAGACCACGCGCCTCGTGGTGGTGGGCACGGTCTCCCGCGACACCGTGAAGAGCGGGGCCTTCGGCGACGTCTTCGCCATCGGCGGCAGCTACGTCGGCAACGCCGGCAGCGCCTTCTTCTCCCTCGCCATCGGGCGGCGCGTCGACGTCACCGTGACGAGTCGATAGCGAGCGCGGCGTCGTCAGCGTCTGCCAGCGCGCGACGCGACGGGCGACTTCGCTCACTCAAGGGCGGCACAACGCGCTCGAGAATGAGCAGCTTGTCCTCGGCGAACTTCACGCGATAGTGCCGCGGGATGAGGGCCACGACCTCGGGCGGCGAATCCCACATCATCACGTGGTCGAACTCGGGCGTGACGACGGCCCAGAAGTCCGCCCAGCGCTGACGCCACGTGTTGCCGCAGTCGGGCTCCACGATGCCTGCCGTGCGGAGCATGCTGCACTCCCACTCGGGCGAGACCATCGTTGGTGCGTAGGCCTCGAGCACCAGGTGGTTGAGCTGGATCGGCGGCGGCTTCCGGTACATGACGGGAAACGAGCGTGAGTGGGCGAAGAGGAGCGGAGCGCTGGTCTGCTTCTCCGTGACGTAGAAGCCCCACGCGTGAAGGACGCTCCGCGTGTTCACGCTGGAGGCCTTCTGATTGAACATGAGGGGGAGGAGCTTGGCCCCTTGCGGCACGTGGGGAATCCCCGCGGTCACCTTGGCCCGATCGGCGTCGAGGCGCACGTAGTCGATGCCCATGCCGCCGCTGTAGAGGAGCGCGGCCACGGCGAGCGCGGCCGTGAGGCGGCGGTCGATGCGAGCGGGGACGCGGAGCAACATCGCGATCCACAGAAACGCGATGAACCGCGAGTTGACGTGGAACCAATTCGTCGCGACGTAGGGCGTGCCGAAGTAGAACGCGAAGAGGACCAGCGCCGCCGCGGGTCCGAAATACGTGGGCGCCTCGAAGCGGCGCCGAAAGGCCAAGATCGGGATGACCAGCGTCGGCAGGAGCGCCGAGAAGGAGAGCCACGTGAAGCCGAGCATCCACTCGGCGAACATGTTGTAGAAGAGCTCCCACGGCGGGAGATCGCGGCGGAGCGCCACGAAGCCATGCATAGCGCCGGCGGGCTCCGTGAGCTGCACGAGGACCGACCAGAGCGTTAGGGCGAGGACCGGCACCTGCGGCCCGAAGAACAGGAGCGCCTCGCGCAGCCGGCCGCGCCAATGAAGGCGCCAGCGCTCGTCTGTGGCCGTCGCGCCGTCGGCGGGACGCCACGCGTAGAGCACGTGCACGAGGCCAAGCAGGCCCGCGATGAGAAGGCAGAAGACGTGCGAATACCAAGTGAGGAACGAGGCGGCGAACAGGGCCACGCCGTGCTTCAGGGTCGGTGCGCGGCGATGCCGGTCGGCGGCCATCAGCACCAGGAGCGCGCACGGCACGCCGAGGGCGAAGTCGAGCATGCCCATCGACACGAACCAGTTGTGGACTGTGGGCCAAGCCAGAAGGCTGGCGACAACCATCCGGCGTCGATCGGTGAACTGCAAGAGGAAGTGGGGCAGCACAAATGCCCCGGCGGCGATGACCGCCAACGAGAAGAGCTTCGCGGCCAGCTTGTTGGAGGCGAGGCCACCCACGAAGTAGAGAAACGAGAAGAGCGCCGCGTTGGTCTTGAAGAGGCCGTTCGAGACGAACTCGGGGTACCGCTCCGGATGCTGTATGACCGTGAGCGCCGCGAGGTGGTTCGGCAGGTCCTGGAACGGCGGCACCTCGGTGAGGGCGACAGGCCAAGCGGCCAAGACGAACAGCACCGCGCCGGCGGCCCAGGCGAGGCGTTGGTCGCTCATGCGCTCGAGCTGCTGGCTCACGCGACCGGCCAAGGTGGCGGCCCCCACGCCGAGGGCCTCGAGGGTCGGCGGCGTCGTCGGCTCCGAAGGGAGCTTGCGGGCTGCGATGGTGGCCTTCTGGGACATGAGGACGCTAAAACGCGAGGGACCGCGAGGACCCGGTACGACGAGGCGAACGGCCGGCGCGATGCAAAGGCCGACCCAGGCAAGGCGACGTTTCCGGAGAAGCCCAAAGAAACCGCCCAAAACAGTAGAAAATCGCGCGAACCCTACTCGGCGGGCCCCCCCGTGTCCAGCCGAGGGCCACACGGCCAGCATGACAGGAGGGTCGCGGTTCGCGAGGGGGGCTTTTCCCCCACCCAGAGACGCGAGCGCTGGCCTGCGCCGTGCACGATGGGGTGCGATGCCTTCCCGTCCGTGCGGCGCTCGAGTGCTCCTTCCCGGAGTATTGACCCGCCTTTGTGGTGGGGCCGCGCGGCGCTCCGGATCGACGAAGGCCCGGTACCGTTGGATCGCGGCGACGGTCGCCCTCGCCGGCTGCGCGCCCGCGGCACCGTCAGACGGGGCAGCGTCTGAGGGGCGGGACGTCCGCGTCGCCACCCACGACACGTCCGACATGACCATCTTCGGCGGTGCGCCCGACGGCGAGGTCGGCGGCGTCGTAGCGCTGCGGGTTGGCCAGGCGGCGCCCTTCGAGATCTGTTCGGCGGCCCTCATCGCGCCCAACGTGGTCCTCACGGCACGTCACTGCGTCAGCCGCATGGTCGCCTCGAGCGTCGTGTGCACCGACCGCGGGACGTCCGCCAACGGTGAACACGTGGCCCGAGACCAGGCCATCGAAGACATCTCCGTCTTCGTGGGCCAGGCCCCCAACTTCGCCACAACGCCAGCCGCGCGCGCCTCGTCGATCGTGCACCGTGGCGGCAGCTCGCTCTGCAACGGCGACATCGCCCTCGTCGTCCTTGATCGCCCCGTCTGGAACGCGGCGCCGCTGCGCGTACGCCTCGGTGGCAGCGTGCGGCCCTACGAGCGCGTCCGCGCCGTCGGATACGGTCGCAGCGACGTCACCGATCCGCTCGGCCGAAGGCTTCGCCGCGACGACATCGACGTGCTCGCCGTGGGCGCGCGACTGACGGCCTCTTCGACGGCGCTCGGCGATCGCGAGTTCGAGGTCGGTCGCTCGATCTGCCAGGGCGACTCGGGCGGGCCCTCCATCGACACGAACACGGGAGCCGTTGTGGGCGTCGTCTCGCGCGGCGCTGACTGCCGCCAAGACTACGGCCACGTTTACACGCAGACCTCCGGCTTCGAAGCGCTCTTCGCGCGAGCGCTCAAGCTCGCCGGCTCCACGCTCACCAACGAAGAAGGCCTCGCGCTCAGCTCGACGGACCTCGGCGGCGCCGATGGCGCCGGCGCAACCTCCGACATTGAGGGCGGCTGCAGCGTCTCTGGCCCGAGCCGCGCGCCTCACGGCGCCTTCGCGATCGCCCTCGCGTGCGTCGCGACGTGGTTCGGGCGCCGCCGCCAACGTGCGCGGTAGCGTCTAGCGCTTGGCCTCGCGGCTACTTCGCCTTCGCCCAGTTCGGTCCGGCGCCGGCATCGACGACGAGCGGCACGTCGAGCTTCATGGCGTTGGCCATGACGTCCCTCACCTTCGCCATCGCGTCCCGGACCTTGCTTTCCGGCACTTCAAACACGAGCTCGTCGTGAACCGTCAGCACCATGCGCGCGCCCGCGACCACGTCGCCAGCACCGAGACGCACCATCGCGATCTTGAGGATGTCGGCGGCCGAGCCCTGGATCGGCGTGTTCTTCGCGATGCGCTCGGCCTCCATGCGGAGTCCTCGATTGGCCGAGTGGAGGTTCGGCAAGAAGCGCCGACGGCCCAGCACCGTGCGCACGGCTTCGCCGCGGCGAGCGCCTTCCACCGTCTCGCGCATGAAGCGCTCGACGCCCTCGTAGCGGCGAAAATACGCTTCGATGAACCTCGCGGCTTCGGCGCGCGGGATGTCGAGCTGACGCGCGAGCGCCGCCTCGCCCATGCCGTAGATGACTCCGAAGTTGATGGTCTTCGCGCGCCGCCGCATCTCCGCGGTCACAGCGTCCTTGGCCACGTCGAAGATGAGCTGCGCTGTGTGCCCGTGCACATCGGCGCCGCTCGTGAAGGCTTCGAGGAGCTGCGCGTCGCGAGACAGGTGCGCCAGGACGCGGAGCTCGATCTGCGAGTAGTCGGCGCTTACGATGAGCGACCCTGGCGGCGCGACGAAGGCGGCGCGGATTTCGCGACCGAGCTCGCTCCGGATGGGAATGTTCTGAAGGTTCGGGTCGGTCGACGAGAGGCGCCCCGTAGCGGCGACGGTCTGCTGAAAGCGCGTGTGGATGCGACCCGTTTGCGGGTTGATGGCCCGCGGCAACGCGTCGATGTACGTGCCCTTGAGTTTGTCGATCTCCCGGTACTCGACGACGACCCGCGGCAAGTCGTGTTGCTCCGCGAGCTCCTCGAGCACCTCCGCATCGGTGGAGCGGCCCCCCCTTCGGCGTCTTCTTGAGCACCGGCAGACCGAGCTCGTCGAACAAGATGGCCTCGAGTTGATCGCGCGAGCGCAGCGAGAAGTCGCGCCCCGCGATAGACCGAGCTTTGGCCTCGAGCGCACGAAGCTCGGCCTCCACGCGCTGGCCGAGGCCCGCTAAGACCGCCACGTCGACGAGGACGCCGGTCCGCTCCATCGTCGCCAGGACGGACGAGAGCGGCAGCTCCACCTCATGGAGGAGCGAGCCGAGGCCCTCGCGCTCGACACGGCCTGCGAGCTTCACCGACGCGCTGAACGTGATCTCGGCGTCGCTCGCGGCAAAGGGCGTGGCTTCGTCGATGGGCAGCTGGTCAAAGGGGACCTGCGCCCCCTTCTTGCCCTTCGCCGCGCCGTCACCGTACGCACGGGCCTCCACGCCCAGCTCGCGGCGTGCGAGCTCCTTCAGGCCGGAAGGCGCCTCCGGGTCGATCAGGTACGCCGCGAGCATGGGGTCGAAGGTCTCGCCGGCGAAGCGGATGCCCTCGCGCGCGAAGAGGACTTCGGTGCTCTTCAGGTCGAACACGACCTTGCGCACCTCCGTCGACGCGAGCACCGGAAGAAGCGCGCCTTGGACCTCCGCCCGCGTGAGCTGCTTCGGCGCGCCGAGGTAGCGGTGCTCGACCGGCACGTAGTGACCCACGCTAGGTCGAGCCGCGAGCGCAACGCCCACGAGGTCGGCGCGCATCGGGTCGGTGCTTGAAACCACGACGGAGAGCGCGAGGGTGCCGCTCTTCTTCGCGTCCGCGAGGACCGCCGAGAGCGCCGCGAGGTCGAGGATCGCCTCGAAGGTGCGAGGCGCCGCCGGCGCCGGCTCGAGCTGATCGAGGTGCCGGGTAAACTCCAATTCCGTGAAGAGCGCGCGGAGCGCCCCCTGGTCGGCGCCGCCGTATCGCAGCGCCGCGAGATCCCAGCGCACGCTGACGTCGGCTTTGAGCGTGACGAGTCGCTGGCTGAGGCGCGCGTCGGCCTCGTGCGCCACGAGGGCCTCTTTCAGCTTCACGCGCTTGATCTCACCCACGTGTGCGTAGACGCCATCGAGCGATTGGTACTCGCGCAAGAGGTCTGTGGCCGTCTTGGGTCCGACGCTCGGCACGCCGGGAACGTTGTCCGACGTGTCCCCCGTGAGCGCGAGGTAGTCGCGCACCTTGCTCGGCGCGACGCCGAGCTTCTCCTCGACCTCGCGCGGGCCATAGACCTTGTCGCGCATCGAGTCCCAGAGCACGACATCGAACTTCTCGTCATCGACGAGCTGCATGAGGTCCTTGTCGGAGCTGACGATGACGGTCTTGAGGCCCGACGCGCGCGCATGCGCCACCGCCGACGCGATGAGGTCGTCGGCCTCGACGCCGTCTTCTTGAAAGATCGGAATGCCGTAGGCACGCACGAGGGCCTCGCAGCGGGCCATCTGTTGCGACAGGTCCTCCGACGGCGGCGGACGCGTGGCCTTGTAGCGCGCGTCGATGGCTTTGCGGAAGGTCGGCCCGCGCGAGTCCATCGCCACGGCGAGGTAGGCCGGCTTCCGATCGCTCACGACCTTCTGGAGCATGTTCACGGTGCCCATCACCGCGTGCGTCGGCTCGCCCTTCGACGACGAGAGCGGCGTGATGGCGTGGTACGCGCGAAAGACGTAGCCCGAGAGGTCGATGAGGTAGAGCGTCTCCGGATCGCCTTTGGCGGGTAGCTCCGCGGAGGGGCCGGTTGCCGTCGAGTCGACCTTCGCGGGGCGAGCTGCCATGGCCCCCACCTTCAGGCGGCCTCACGCCGAGCGTCAAGCGTAACCCTCCGTTGGCGGCGCGCTGTGGCCCGCGGTTCACGCGGCCCAGGTTCTCACGACGAAATCGAGGTGCGAGCCGGCGCGACCGTTGCTGGACGCTCGTCACCTCCACGGATACCCTCCATGGGCCGGTGCGAACGCACGCTCATCGGCCGCGCCCGCTCATGTCTGACCCGAACGCACCGCCGTCCCAGTCGCTGGTCGCTGGCAAGTACCAGCTGGGCCAGCTCATCGGGCGTGGCGGCATGGGAAGCGTTTGGGAAGGGCGGCACGTGTCGCTCGGCACGCGCGTGGCCGTGAAGTTCATCGAGAAGGAGTACTCGGACAGCGACGAGGCCCGAAAGCGCTTCCACAACGAAGCGAAGACCGCGGCGACGATCCAATCGAAATACGCGGTCCAGATTTACGATCACGGCGTCACCGACGATGGCCGCCCCTTCATCGTCATGGAGCTGCTCGAGGGCGAGGGCCTCGACAAGCGCCTTGAGCGCCTCGGTCAGCTCTCGCTGCAAGAGGTGGCCCGGGTGCTGACGCAGGTGTGCCGCGCGCTGCAACGCGCGCACGAGGCCGGGATCATCTATCGGGACTTGAAGCTCGAGAACATCTTCATCCAGCGCTCCCTCGACGACGAAGACGAGATCGCGAAGGTGCTCGACTTCGGCATCGCCAAGATCCGCAGCGTCGACGGAACGACGCTCAGCAGCAGCACGAAGACCGGCGCGGTTCTCGGAACCCCCTTCTACATGTCGCCGGAGCAGGCGCGCGGCCTCCGCGAGATCGATCACCGGACCGATCTCTGGTCGCTCGGCGTCATCGCCTACAAGTGCCTGATCGGCGTCTTGCCTTTCGACGGCCAATCGCTCGGCGATCTCCTCGTGAAGATCTGCACCGCGCCGCTGCCGGTCCCCTCGGAGGCGCGCGCCGACCTCCCGCCGGCCTTCGACGCGTGGTTTCAAAGGGCGCTCGATCGCGATCCGGCCGCGCGTTTCGGCTCCGCCAACGAGCTCGCGGACGCGCTGGCCTTCGCCGCGGGGCTCAGCGTCAAGCGCGGCCCCGCGAGCTTCCCGCAGTCGGCGCCGAAAGCCGCGCTGGCGATTAGCGGCACGAGCGCCACGGAGCCGGGCCTCGGCGCCACGTCCGCGCCGCTGACGCACACGTCGCCAGGCACCACCAAGCGCACGAGCGCGGCGGCCGTGGCCGGTGTCGCCGCGCTGACCCTGATGCTCGGCGCTGGCGGCGCCGTGTTTTGGTCCTCGCGAACGCCCACGAAGGTCGCGTCCGCGCCGCCGGAGCCGAGCCAAGCGGCACCGCAGCTCAGCGCATCGACGGCGCCCGCCGCGGTCCCGACGACGGTTACGGCCGTCGAGCCGACGCCCATCGAACCGGCTGCCGTAGCCCCGGCGCCGCCGAAGGCGCGCCCCGGAACCAAGGGGAAGGCCGGCGGCGCGACGACCGTCAAAGCAGAGGTCAAGGCTTCCGCCAAACCCGACCCCAAGTCCGAGCCGGAGCCCGTCAAGCCGACGAAGCCGAAGCAAGGCGACCCGGGCTTCTAACCCTCAGGTGACCCGATTGCGTTCTTTCACTTCGCTTCGCTCCGCCCTGCCCGTCGTCCTTGCCTGCGAGCTGGCGCTGGCGGTGGCAGTCTTGCCGCGCGTCGGCGCCGCGCAGACCATCGGCGACGCCGATCGAAAGGCGGCGCGCGAGCTCTACTTCCAGGGCGAAGGATTGCAAAATACAGGCAAATTCGCTGACGCCCTCGAGAAGTTCCAGCGCGCGCAGTCGGTCGTCAACGCGCCAACGACCCTGCTGCACATCGCCGAATGCCAAGCCGCGCTGGGCAAGCTCGTCGAGGCCGCGGAGACCTACCGCTCCGTGGGCCGCTTCAACCTGCCGCCCAACCCGCCGCAGGCCTTCGTCGCAGCCCAGAGCCAGGCGGCCGGGGAGCTCGCCCAGCTTGAGCCGCGCATCCCTGAGCTCACCGTCGACGTGACACCGCCGAACGTGCCTACGCTTCAGGTCGCCATCGACGACCAACCGATCCCGCAAGCGCTCGTCGGCGTTCCGCGCCCCTTGAACCCGGGGGTCCACAAGGTCGTCGCCCAGGCGCCCGGCTACTCGCGCGAAGAGAAGTCCATCGAGGTCAAGGAGCGCAGCAAGCAGAAGGTCGCCCTCGACCTCAAAGCGACGGGCGCCGTGACCTACGCCCCCGCGGGCGCCGCCGCGCTCAGTCCCGCGCAGCCGAGCCCGCAAGAAGCCGCGCGACCCGACAAGCCGCCGCCCTACGACGCCGCCAAAGAGGCGCCGAAAGAGCCCGAGCATCGCTCGCGCATGAGCATCATGCTCGGGCCGCGCCTCGGCCTCACGGTGCCGACCGGCGATCTGCCGTTGGCGAACGGCACCACGACACCGATGAAGCAGTTCGCCAGCGCCGGCGCGAGCTTTGGCGTTCAGGCGGCCTTCCGCTTCGTGCGGGTCTTGTTCGTGGGCGGCCAAATCCAGGCCGACGGCTTCGGAGACGGCGACAAGGCCCTGACGCAAAAGCTCAGCGGCGGCCTCGGCACATTCACCTTTGGGTGGAACTCGAACCCCGACGGCTTCGGGGTCATCCTGAACGTCGGCGGCGGTTATCGCTGGTACACGGCGGAGGACACCATCGCCGACACAGGCAACATCACGCGGACGCGCACGGAAAAAGGCGGCGGGGGCGCGGCGCAGTTCGGGTTCGGCTTGCACATTCGCGTGGCCAAGGTGCTTCGCCTCATCCCCAAGGCCGAGGTCGACTTCGGCACCCTCAAAGCCGACACCACGACCAACCCCAACGCCGACGGCCGGTTCACCTTCGTGTTCTTGGGCCTCGCCGGCGACTTCGACATCAACCTCGATCGCGGTCCCGCCAAGAGCACGGCCACCCTGCGCTCGCTTCGCTTCTGACGAGGCGGCGACCCGCCGGGGAGCCGTTTCCGCCCCTGAGATTCGCCGGAATCTCAGCCGGACGGCTTTTCTCGAGGCGCGGAGGGGTCAGAACGGGGCCCGTAGGCCCAGGTCGGACAACATCCTGCAACGAATTACAGGTTCATGACAAAGCCCGGGGGGTCGAGTGCTTTGCTGATCCGCCATGAACTACGTCCTCTGCTCGGCGTACTTCGCTGTGCTCCTGCTCCTCGCGATGTATGGCCTTCACCGGTCGCATCTCGTGATCACGTGCCTGCGACACAAGAAGCGCCTCGAAGCCATGAGCCAAGACGCTCCGGCTGTTTTGCCTTCGCATTTGCCGCAAGTGACGATTCAGCTCCCGCTCTACAACGAAGCGACCGTCGCCACCCGTCTGCTCGATCACGTGGCTCGCATCGACTACCCGC is part of the Myxococcales bacterium genome and harbors:
- a CDS encoding 4-alpha-glucanotransferase, giving the protein MRSLSIPGYRVLPWERDGDVVRDPRSFPPLSVATWSTHDTAPIALWWREMTPADRGAITAMMAGSGADVAAHATGDALFEAHMRSLFGSGSSLALALLQEILGEDQRINTPGTVGPENWTTRMATPIEALATDVAVARRAKVTSQLLREAKR
- a CDS encoding 4-alpha-glucanotransferase encodes the protein MTRSSGASGDREPERRAGLTVPLFSLRSHRDFGIGEIGDLPRLGDWARGVGFRVLQLLPTFELARGETSPYGARTAFGLDPIYISLRDVPELDASVLHDALGPSGEAELAALRARKAVDYVAVRAIKERVLSRAFQRFVEREIAHDTPRARAFREFRNEAGVWEDDLSLYVAIRGEREEHGWSTWPVGLRDREPKALQEARERLARPILQHAYAQFVAGEQWAAARRALKERGVALMGDLPFIVGGESADAWAHRHLLRTDVSLGAPPDAYSEEGQDWGLPAYDFARLEQEGFSWLTARTRRARQLYDLFRIDHVVGYFRQWIKPRGAEGALRPAQRARARGARPRRAHCDGARGRARRHRGGGSWRHPALGARRHALLVDPRLSRAAVGA
- a CDS encoding trypsin-like serine protease; the protein is MTIFGGAPDGEVGGVVALRVGQAAPFEICSAALIAPNVVLTARHCVSRMVASSVVCTDRGTSANGEHVARDQAIEDISVFVGQAPNFATTPAARASSIVHRGGSSLCNGDIALVVLDRPVWNAAPLRVRLGGSVRPYERVRAVGYGRSDVTDPLGRRLRRDDIDVLAVGARLTASSTALGDREFEVGRSICQGDSGGPSIDTNTGAVVGVVSRGADCRQDYGHVYTQTSGFEALFARALKLAGSTLTNEEGLALSSTDLGGADGAGATSDIEGGCSVSGPSRAPHGAFAIALACVATWFGRRRQRAR
- a CDS encoding protein kinase; this translates as MSDPNAPPSQSLVAGKYQLGQLIGRGGMGSVWEGRHVSLGTRVAVKFIEKEYSDSDEARKRFHNEAKTAATIQSKYAVQIYDHGVTDDGRPFIVMELLEGEGLDKRLERLGQLSLQEVARVLTQVCRALQRAHEAGIIYRDLKLENIFIQRSLDDEDEIAKVLDFGIAKIRSVDGTTLSSSTKTGAVLGTPFYMSPEQARGLREIDHRTDLWSLGVIAYKCLIGVLPFDGQSLGDLLVKICTAPLPVPSEARADLPPAFDAWFQRALDRDPAARFGSANELADALAFAAGLSVKRGPASFPQSAPKAALAISGTSATEPGLGATSAPLTHTSPGTTKRTSAAAVAGVAALTLMLGAGGAVFWSSRTPTKVASAPPEPSQAAPQLSASTAPAAVPTTVTAVEPTPIEPAAVAPAPPKARPGTKGKAGGATTVKAEVKASAKPDPKSEPEPVKPTKPKQGDPGF